GGATCAGCTCGCGGTACGGTTTGCCGGAGAGTTCGAGCGCTTCGACAGCGACCTGAACTATGAGAACTATGCCGGGTTCGACCGTTATGACGACCTGACCACCGCGGAATACTACAATTTGCGCGGAAAGGTTCTCTGGACGCCGGCCGAAATGCCGGGCACCCGCGCCCTCTTCAGCTACTCCTTCGCCCATGACCGGCCGACTATCGACGACATTGCCGGACCCGGGCTGGGCTTCGACTTCGATGAACGCCGCGGCGATTTCAACGACCCCGTGTTCATGGAAGTGCGTTCGAGCGACGTCCACAATGTCGGCCTCGAAGTCACGCATGAAATCTCCGATGCTTTGCGCTTCACCTCGCTGACCGGCTATACGCACACCTTCCTCGACCGGCCCTCGGTGAACGAGGGGACCGCCGGAGAGATCAACGTGCTCGCCGGCGATCGAATCGATGTTCTCGGCACCCAGGAGTTCCGGCTGAACTACGAAGTTGACCGGCTTTCATGGATCGCCGGCATCTATGGGTCCTATGAGGAAGTGGACTCCGCCTACGACCGCACCAGTTTCAGCTCCAGGAACGACATCAGCCGCTCCAGCGTCGAGACGGCCAACGCGGCGGTCTTCGGCGAGGTCACATATGAGTTCGTCCCTACCTGGAAGGCCACGCTCGGCGGCCGCGTCGACTATACCAGCGTCGATCAGACGGAGTTCTTCTCGCGCCAGCAGCCGCTTGGCGGCGCGACCCGGGTGATCACGGATTACGCGAGCAGCACGGACGACGTGAACTTCGTGCCGAAGATCGGCATCTCGAAGGATTTCGGCGAGAACCAGACGGCCGGATTCGTCTTCTCGCAGGGCTTCCGCACCGGCGGGGGCGGCTTCGACCGGTCGGCGGGCGTCACCTATACCTACGAGCCGGAATGGGCCAGCAACTACGAACTCTTCTACAAGGGAAGTCTGCTCGACGATCGCCTGACCCTCAACGCCAATGTGTTCTACACGGACTTCTCCAACCAACAGGTGGAGATGCGGACCGATCCGCTCGATACGCTGTCCAACCGGATCGTGAACGCGGCTTCCGCGCACTCCTACGGTTTCGAGTTCGAGCCGAGCTTCGCGTTCACGGAACAGTTCACCGCCTTCGCCTCGGTCGGCTATGTCTATTCCCGCTTCGACGAGTTCGACGATGCGAATCTCGGGGACCTCAGCGGCCTGCCTTTTCCCGAGGCGCCGGAATGGAGCGTCGGCATCGGCGGCACGTATAATTTCCTCAACGGCATCTATGTCGGCGCGGACGCGAAATACACCTCCAGCTATCTCGCCCGCTTCGGCACGCCTCCGCAGGACGAGATCGATTCGCGTGTGATCCTCAATGTTCAGGCCGGCTATCGCACGGAAAGCTGGGAGCTGAACGCGTTCGCCGAGAACCTGCTCGACGAGGAGTACTTCGTCTACAACGACAACGACATCGCCGCGACGCTCGGCAAGCGCCGCACATTCGGCGTGAACGTGAAGGCCAGGTTCTGAGGAAAGGTCCCGGCCAACCCGCTCGACGGGAGTCTTCCGGCCTGTAGCGACGCGATCAGGGACCCTTTCCCGATCGCCGCGTCGTTTCCTTCCTGCTATTTCCTGGGTCGGTAGGTGAGCAGGCGAAGCGCGTTCGCGGTGACCAGCACGGTGGCGCCGGTGTCGGCCAGGATCGCCATCCACAGCGTCGTCACGCCGAACAGCGTCGTGGCGAGAAAGACCATCTTGAGGCCGAGGGCGATCGCGATGTTCTGCCGGATGTTGCCCAGCGTCGCCTGAGACAGCGCAACCAGATCCGCGACGCCTCCCACGCGGTTCCCGAGCAGCGCCGCATCCGCCGTCTCCAGCGCGACGTCGGTTCCGCCTCCCATGGCGATGCCGACGGAAGCGGCGGCAAGCGCGGGCGCATCGTTGATGCCGTCGCCGACCATGGCGATCGGACCAAGGTCCTTGAGCCTGCCGATCTCCGCCAGCTTCGCATCCGGCAGGAGTTCTCCGCGCGCTTCCAGCCCGAGCCTTGCGCCGATGGAGTTCGCGGTGCGCTGATTGTCGCCCGAGAGCATGAGGACGTTGACGCCGCGATCCTTCAGCCGCCGCACGCCTTCCACGGCATCGTCGCGCGGTTCGTCGCGCAGCGCGATCAGACCTTCGATGGTCTTGTCCGCCATAAGCACCACGACGGTCTTGCCTTCGCTTTCCAGGGCCAGGATGCGCTCGCCGACATCCGCAGGAACATCGGCCGCCTCGGCTGCATGGCGCGGAGAGCCGACCGATGCGAAGCCCGACTTCAGCCGCGCCGTCACCGCCTTGCCGGGAACCGCGATGCCGCCGCCGAAGACCTGCGGAAGTTCAAGCGCACGCTCCGTTGCGGCTTCGACGATCGAGACGCCAAGCGGATGGCTGACGTTCTTCTCCACCGCCGCCGCCCTGGCGAGCACATCGTCTTCCGATCCGACGAGCGCGACGACATCGGTCACCCTGGGATGGCCGCGCGTCAGCGTGCCAGTCTTGTCGAAGGCGACCGTAGCGACCTTGCCAAGCGCTTCCAGAGCCGCGCCGCCCTTGATGAGAAGACCCTGTCGCGCGCCGGCCGCCAGTCCCGATGCGATCGCCGCCGGAGTCGAGATGACCAGCGCACACGGACAGGCGATGAGCAGTGTCGCAAGGCCGCGATAGATCCAGGTCATCCAGTCGCCGTCGAAAGCGAGCGGCGGAATAAGGATCACCAGCGCCGCCACCACCATCGCGCCCGGCGTGTACCACCGCGAGAAGCGGTCGATCATCCGCGCCGTCGGCGCCTTCGATTCCTGCGCCTCCTCGACCATGTGAATGATGCGCGCGATCGTGTTGTCGGCGGCGACATGGGTGATCCTGACCCGCAATTCGCCATTGGCGTTGATCGAGCCGGCGAAGACCCTGGCCCCGGCCTCCTTGAGCACGGGAACGGACTCGCCCGTCACCGGCGCCTCGTTCACCTCCGACGAACCGCTCTCGACGATCCCGTCGGACGGAACCCTGTCGCCCGGCCGCACGACGACGCGATCGTCGACCGCAAGCGCCTCGACGGGCACGCTTTCGGTCTGTCCGGAACCGGTGACCCGCAACGCCCGCCGCGGCACGAGGTCGATCAGCGCCTCTATGCCCGCCCGCGCCCGTCCCGCCGCCACTGTCTCCAGAAGCTCGCCAATGGCGAACAGGAAAACGACGACGGCGGCTTCCTCCGCCTCGCCGATGGCGATGGCCCCGAGCGCGGCGATGGACATCAGGGTCTCGATGGTGAAGGGAGAGCCTTCCAGCGCGCCGACGACCGCCCGGCGCGCGAAGGGAACGACGCTGGCCAGGGCGGCAGCCGCGAAAAGCCACGTGTCCCATTCGGGCAGGAAGAGGGCGGCCACGAAGGCCGCCGCGAACAAGGCTCCCGTCAGGAAGACGAGTCGCGCCTTCGCGCCTTTCCACCAGGGTTCTCTGGTCCGCTTCGCAGGCAAGGGCTGCTTCGAGCCCGGCGCCGGCCCGGAAGGTTGATACCCGAGCGCGCGTACCTTGTCCTCGATGATGCGAAGCGAGGTCCTGTCCTCGTCGACCTTCAGCGCAAGCGTGCCGGCGGTATAGCTGACATCGATCTCGCTCACGCCCGGCAGGCGCTGCATGGCGGTTTCGATCTTCAGCGCGCATGCCGCGCAGTCCATGCCTTCTATCTGCAGTCTGATCCGGGTTGCGGCGGTCATTGTCTCATCACCTCGACATTCGGGACGTGACCACCTAGCTAGGGGCTGTAGTCACTACAGGGTCAAGCGACGAACATGAAAATTCTGACGATCGGTCATCTCGCCCGCGAGACGGGCACGAAGGTCGAGACGATCCGCTTCTACGAGAAATCAGGATTGTTGCCCGCGCCGTCGCGAACGGATGGCAACTACCGTTCCTACGACGAGGCGCATCTCAACCGGCTGAGCTTCATTCGGCGGGCGCGCGAGCTTGGTTTCTCGCTCGATCAGGTCCGGGCTCTTCTGACTTTGTCCGACGACCGCGGCCAGCCCTGCGCCGCTGTCGACACGATCGCCACGGAGCATCGCGCCGAGGTGGAACGGAAAATCGCCGACCTGCAATCCCTGAAGGCCGAGCTCGACAGGATGATCGACCAGTGCGGATGCGGCGTCGTCGCCGACTGCCGCATCATCGAATCCCTGTCGCCCCGGCGCAAAGCCATGAACTGATCCGGCGTCCGGTTTCCGTCATCGCACGACCAGCACCGGAACGGAGCTATGAGCCAGCACCTCCGACGTCTGGCTGCCGAGGATGAGGCGACCGAGTCCACGGCGCCCATGCGAAGCCATGACGATCAGGCTGCAGTCCTTCGCCTTCGCCGTGGCGACAATGGCTTCGGCAGGCTGGGCATCGGGGACGTGGAGCACGGCTGCTTCGACGCCGAGCTTGTCGGCCGCTTCCTTGACCGGTTTCAGAATGCCGTCGGCATGTTCCTTCTGCACGTTTTCGTAGCGGTCGACGTCGGATTTCGTCGGCACCCAGCCGAGCCCGCTCGGACTTGCGGTAAATGGAAACGGCTCGGTGACGGTCATCAGAGTGACCCTGGCGCCCAGGTTCTTCGCCAGGGAAAGGCCATGGTCGACGCCCTTCTGGGCGGTTTCCGATCCGTCCGTGGAAATCAGTATATGTTTGTACACGATCCTCTCCTCTGCCGTCCTGTGCGCTGCGTCGCGCCATCATGCGCAACGATCAGACATGTTTCGAAATCGCGCAAGCATCCTTTGCCGTGCGACATGGCTATCCTGACGGCCGTCTTCCGAACTTGATCGAGGTCAAGGGTGGCGGTTATTGCTCGCGCTTCGGTATGATCATCAACGACGGCAAGCTGAGGCCGGGCACAGAATCGGGGCAAGATGCAGATACTCGTGTTCAATGCAGGCAGCTCCAGTCTCAAGTTCGGGGTCTTCCGCCTTGATGAAGAGATGAAGGAGATCTTCAAGGG
The window above is part of the Rhizobiaceae bacterium genome. Proteins encoded here:
- a CDS encoding universal stress protein, coding for MYKHILISTDGSETAQKGVDHGLSLAKNLGARVTLMTVTEPFPFTASPSGLGWVPTKSDVDRYENVQKEHADGILKPVKEAADKLGVEAAVLHVPDAQPAEAIVATAKAKDCSLIVMASHGRRGLGRLILGSQTSEVLAHSSVPVLVVR
- a CDS encoding helix-turn-helix domain-containing protein, producing MKILTIGHLARETGTKVETIRFYEKSGLLPAPSRTDGNYRSYDEAHLNRLSFIRRARELGFSLDQVRALLTLSDDRGQPCAAVDTIATEHRAEVERKIADLQSLKAELDRMIDQCGCGVVADCRIIESLSPRRKAMN
- the cadA gene encoding cadmium-translocating P-type ATPase; its protein translation is MTAATRIRLQIEGMDCAACALKIETAMQRLPGVSEIDVSYTAGTLALKVDEDRTSLRIIEDKVRALGYQPSGPAPGSKQPLPAKRTREPWWKGAKARLVFLTGALFAAAFVAALFLPEWDTWLFAAAALASVVPFARRAVVGALEGSPFTIETLMSIAALGAIAIGEAEEAAVVVFLFAIGELLETVAAGRARAGIEALIDLVPRRALRVTGSGQTESVPVEALAVDDRVVVRPGDRVPSDGIVESGSSEVNEAPVTGESVPVLKEAGARVFAGSINANGELRVRITHVAADNTIARIIHMVEEAQESKAPTARMIDRFSRWYTPGAMVVAALVILIPPLAFDGDWMTWIYRGLATLLIACPCALVISTPAAIASGLAAGARQGLLIKGGAALEALGKVATVAFDKTGTLTRGHPRVTDVVALVGSEDDVLARAAAVEKNVSHPLGVSIVEAATERALELPQVFGGGIAVPGKAVTARLKSGFASVGSPRHAAEAADVPADVGERILALESEGKTVVVLMADKTIEGLIALRDEPRDDAVEGVRRLKDRGVNVLMLSGDNQRTANSIGARLGLEARGELLPDAKLAEIGRLKDLGPIAMVGDGINDAPALAAASVGIAMGGGTDVALETADAALLGNRVGGVADLVALSQATLGNIRQNIAIALGLKMVFLATTLFGVTTLWMAILADTGATVLVTANALRLLTYRPRK
- a CDS encoding TonB-dependent receptor; amino-acid sequence: MRSNIFSREKLRCSTALAAALVISAAVPAFAQEGNTEIVLEGITIYGAKDANTLKDTSSSVGVVTEQAIRDNMLRTFRDAFRRLANVMDADWNDAGFLIRGVNSEGFVPGGAPLASVYIDGVQQTVYGARRGARGLWDVEQVEVYRGPQSTLSGRAALAGAIYIKTKDPTFERSAEMSGTIGNNDLWNTAFMVNMPVVQDQLAVRFAGEFERFDSDLNYENYAGFDRYDDLTTAEYYNLRGKVLWTPAEMPGTRALFSYSFAHDRPTIDDIAGPGLGFDFDERRGDFNDPVFMEVRSSDVHNVGLEVTHEISDALRFTSLTGYTHTFLDRPSVNEGTAGEINVLAGDRIDVLGTQEFRLNYEVDRLSWIAGIYGSYEEVDSAYDRTSFSSRNDISRSSVETANAAVFGEVTYEFVPTWKATLGGRVDYTSVDQTEFFSRQQPLGGATRVITDYASSTDDVNFVPKIGISKDFGENQTAGFVFSQGFRTGGGGFDRSAGVTYTYEPEWASNYELFYKGSLLDDRLTLNANVFYTDFSNQQVEMRTDPLDTLSNRIVNAASAHSYGFEFEPSFAFTEQFTAFASVGYVYSRFDEFDDANLGDLSGLPFPEAPEWSVGIGGTYNFLNGIYVGADAKYTSSYLARFGTPPQDEIDSRVILNVQAGYRTESWELNAFAENLLDEEYFVYNDNDIAATLGKRRTFGVNVKARF